In Candidatus Methanomethylicota archaeon, the DNA window GTAAGGCTATTTTAGCTGAGAAGTCTCCTGGTGCTTTGAGTGCTTTGGGGAATGCTGCATTTTATGTTAATTTAGATGATTTGGAGGGGATGGCCGATGCCATTATTGAATTATATTCCAATAAAGATCTTAGGGAGAAGTTAGGCTTTATGGCGTATGAAAGAGCTAAGCTTTTTGATTGGAACAATTTAGCACCGAAGTATAGGAATTTCATTTTAGAAGTTATTGGGTGAAATATTTGACCTAATATGTTTAGTTTATGTTGGTGATGCTTTGAGGTGTATATTTGTGTTTAGTGTGATCGTACTCTCGAAGAATAATGGGAGAACTATAGGTTATACGTTACTTAGTTTGTTAAGGGCTAAGGTTCCACGTGGATATAGTAGGGAAATAATTGTTGTGGATGCGAAGAGCAGTGATAATACGCCTAAGATCTTATCGGCTTTTGGAAAGTTTATTAAAGTGGTTTATGATGAGGGGAGGGGTATAGGAATAGCTAGGAATATTGGCGTATCTTCATCAAGGGGAGACATAATATGTTTTGTGGATGCCGATTGCGTTGTTAGTGAAGATCATTTCTTGCGCATTATAAGTACATTTGAAGGTGGAGCAGATATAGTCGATGTGAAAGGTTCATTATTTAGTGGGGGAACCATTATTGAGAAAATGGAGTCACTGGTGTGGCTTAAGGGTCGTGCTTACTCAGAAGAATTAACGCGAAATAGGTGTTTTGCCGGAGGAGCCTTTATATCATTTCGTAGAGAAGTGTTTGAAAAGATTGGTGGTTTTTGGGAATATCCACCATATGGAGGGGATGACTTAGACTTCAGTTATAGAGGTTATTTAGCTGGCTTTAAGATAAAGGTTGTTGATGTTCCAGGGACGTACAGTAGACCTAGGAGGGGGGTGCGAGAGCTTTTTAAGCAACAAATGGGCTGGGGGAAGGGGTACGCTCACATAATTGCCAAGTATAGGCATGATATGAGGTTCTGGAAATGTTATAGATGGAACCATGCTATTTATCGCATTCTCAACGGAGTAATATTCTTGTATCCAATATTAGCAGCATTAGCAGCTCCATTAAGGGGATTTATTATGGCTATACGTCTTCGCGAATTGCACTTCCTACCTTATTGGGTTTTACGTCGATGGACCTTTCTCCTTGGTATCTTAACAGAACTGCGGAGGGCATTTGCCACACAAAGGGTATTCGTTTGACATAATAAATATGGTGTTAGCTACTTCTCCACAAAATTACTTTGTCCCCTACACTTATTTGTAGTGTTTTTGCTGCGTTTCCTTGGTTTATTGATATTTCTAGTGTTTCTCCGCTTCCAATTATTGTTAGTGGTTGGTTTGGTGGCACTTCGGCGTATGACGTGCATAGTTTTAGTTTCATGGTTTTTTCGCCTATTTTCACGTTTATTGTGTCTCCTTCGGTTATTCCTATTTCTTGTAGGTTTTTTGTTGTTATGTTTGTTATTATGTT includes these proteins:
- a CDS encoding glycosyltransferase — its product is MFSVIVLSKNNGRTIGYTLLSLLRAKVPRGYSREIIVVDAKSSDNTPKILSAFGKFIKVVYDEGRGIGIARNIGVSSSRGDIICFVDADCVVSEDHFLRIISTFEGGADIVDVKGSLFSGGTIIEKMESLVWLKGRAYSEELTRNRCFAGGAFISFRREVFEKIGGFWEYPPYGGDDLDFSYRGYLAGFKIKVVDVPGTYSRPRRGVRELFKQQMGWGKGYAHIIAKYRHDMRFWKCYRWNHAIYRILNGVIFLYPILAALAAPLRGFIMAIRLRELHFLPYWVLRRWTFLLGILTELRRAFATQRVFV